The Kitasatospora paranensis genome has a window encoding:
- a CDS encoding histone-like nucleoid-structuring protein Lsr2, with product MAQRVQVILEDDLDGGSADETVTFALDGVAYEIDLKSDNADKLRDLLAPFVEKGRKQSGRITGARRGGGRSAGRPAAAAPAPDTAKIRNWAKENGFDINDRGRVPGEIKAAYDKAHAS from the coding sequence GTGGCACAGAGGGTGCAGGTCATTCTTGAAGACGATCTCGACGGCGGCTCCGCGGACGAGACGGTGACGTTCGCTCTCGACGGCGTTGCCTACGAGATCGACCTGAAGAGCGACAACGCAGACAAGCTCCGCGATCTGCTGGCCCCGTTCGTGGAGAAGGGCCGCAAGCAGAGCGGCCGCATCACCGGCGCCCGACGTGGCGGCGGGCGCAGCGCCGGCCGTCCGGCCGCGGCCGCCCCGGCCCCGGACACCGCGAAGATCCGGAACTGGGCCAAGGAGAACGGCTTCGACATCAACGACCGCGGCCGCGTGCCCGGCGAGATCAAGGCCGCGTACGACAAGGCACACGCCTCCTGA
- a CDS encoding amino-acid N-acetyltransferase — MEVTIRRARTTDVRAVRGLIDAYSRNGILLDKPTVTLFESVQEFWVAERDDTGTVVACGALHVMWEDLAEVRTLAVDPSCQGHGIGHTLLEKLLQTARWLGVRRIFCLTFEVAFFAKHGFVEIGESDDRSADPAAVAAEVYEELLRSYDEGVAEFLDLKRVKPNTLGNSRMLLHL, encoded by the coding sequence ATGGAGGTCACCATCCGCCGGGCGCGGACCACCGATGTGCGGGCAGTGCGCGGTCTCATCGACGCGTACTCGCGCAACGGCATTCTGCTCGACAAGCCCACCGTCACCCTCTTCGAATCCGTGCAGGAGTTCTGGGTGGCCGAGCGCGACGACACCGGCACGGTGGTCGCCTGCGGCGCCCTGCACGTGATGTGGGAGGACCTGGCCGAGGTTCGCACGCTCGCGGTCGATCCGTCCTGCCAGGGGCACGGCATCGGGCACACCCTGCTGGAGAAGCTGCTGCAGACCGCCCGCTGGCTCGGCGTCCGTCGGATTTTCTGCTTGACGTTCGAGGTGGCCTTCTTCGCGAAACACGGTTTCGTCGAGATCGGCGAGAGCGACGACCGCAGTGCGGATCCGGCCGCGGTCGCCGCAGAAGTCTATGAAGAACTCCTGCGTTCGTACGATGAAGGTGTCGCGGAGTTCCTGGACCTGAAGCGGGTGAAGCCCAACACACTGGGCAACTCGCGCATGCTCTTGCACCTCTGA